A region from the Benincasa hispida cultivar B227 chromosome 10, ASM972705v1, whole genome shotgun sequence genome encodes:
- the LOC120089413 gene encoding post-GPI attachment to proteins factor 3 gives MRECYRFVLLVVFAWLVKGLHASAGDIDPQYRTCVKQCEKIGCIDQQCFPQCKFSTDGVSVDQPWYMQEPLYLRWKQWDCQSDCRYHCMVKRESEREALGYHPVKYHGKWPFKRIYGIQEPVSVAFSALNLSMHFHGWLSFFILLYYKLPLRQDKKAYYEFASLWHIYALFSMNSWFWSAVFHSRDVDLTEKLDYSSAVAVLGFSLILAILRSFNVRHEATRVMVAAPLLAFALTHILYINFYELDYGWNMIVCVTMGISQLLIWAIWAGVTHHPSRWKLWMVVVGGGLALLLEIYDFPPYEGFVDAHALWHATTIPLTYVWWSFIRDDAEFQTSKILKKSK, from the exons ATGAGGGAGTGCTATCGATTTGTCTTGCTAGTGGTGTTTGCATGGTTGGTGAAAGGCTTGCATGCTAGTGCAGGAGATATTGACCCACAATACAG GACTTGCGTTAAACAATGTGAAAAAATAGGATGCATTGATCAGCAATGCTTTCCTCAGTGCAAATTCTCTACGGATGGTGTTTCTGTTGATCAGCCATGGTATATGCAAGAACCACTTTACTTAAGATGGAAACAATGGGACTGCCAAAGTGATTGCCGTTACCATTGTATGGTCAAACGGGAGAGCGAAAGAGAAGCACTTGGTTATCATCCTGTTAAATATCATGGCAAATGGCCCTTCAAGCGTATATATGGGATCCAG GAACCTGTTTCTGTAGCATTCTCTGCCCTCAACctttcaatgcattttcatGGCTGGCTGTCCTTTTTTATCCTTCTATATTACAAGTTACCTTTGAGACAAGACAAGAAGGCATATTATGAATTTGCCAGTTTGTGGCACATTTATGCACTCTTTTCAATGAACTCTTGGTTTTGGAGTGCTGTTTTCCACAGTCG TGACGTGGATCTGACCGAGAAATTAGATTACTCATCTGCTGTGGCAGTACTTGGGTTTTCACTCATTCTGGCGATTCTAAGAAGTTTCAATGTGAGGCATGAGGCTACCAGAGTCATGGTTGCAGCTCCTTTGCTTGCTTTTGCACTTACGCATATCTTATACATCAACTTCTACGAACTAGATTATG GGTGGAACATGATTGTTTGTGTTACCATGGGCATCTCTCAACTTCTAATATGGGCAATCTGGGCTGGTGTAACTCATCATCCTTCTCGCTGGAAACTGTGGATGGTGGTTGTGGGCGGTGGCTTAGCACTACTACTTGAAATCTATGATTTTCCACCGTATGAAGGTTTTGTAGATGCTCATGCTCTCTGGCACGCCACTACCATCCCTCTCACTTATGTTTGGTGGAGTTTTATCAGAGATGATGCTGAGTTTCAAACCTCCAAAATTCTCAAGAAGTCCAAATAG